The genome window ACCAAACCGGCGAAGGATCGACGTTTCGCGATCGTGCCCTCAGCGGGGTTGCTCATCGCGTACAAATACGAGTGCGGGACGCTGCCGGTGAGGAGCAGCGGCCAGTCGTCCCTGGTCAGCCCGGTTGAACGCCCGGGCATGAATTCCAGAGCCCCATGGGTACCCCAGTGGAGCATGACGTCGTGGCTGAATTCGTGTTCGAGCCAGAGGTAATAGGCGGCGAAAGAATGCGAGGGGGAGGCCTCGGGCGCCATGAGGACGTTGAGGGGGTCGGCAACATCGCCAAAATCCGGTTGGACGCCGATGAACACATTGCCAAGGCGCACGCCGCGGACGAAGAGTTCGCGGCCGTCTGTGTCGATCATTCCCGGGGTTCGCGTCCATAGTCGGTCGATCCGGCTGACCTGCGACGACGTTAACGCCTCGTTGTACTCGGTGGCGGGCCATGTTGCTGCGACATGACACGTGCTGCGGTTACCCGCGTCGGAATCAAAAAGGCTATCGACGAGGGCCTCCGGAGTTTGGGGGATGTCGACGGTATAGCCCTCCGCGCGGAGGTGGTGGAGGAAGTTCCACAGCGAGCGGAATACATCCAGGTGCGCGGCGGTACCGATTGTCCCGTCGGCGTCGTGGCCAAAAATGGTGATGGAGAGTTTTCGTTGTTCCGCGGGCAGGCGGCGAAGTGCCACGGTTCTGATGGTGCGGTTCACCACGAGTGCGCACATGTAGGGGTCGGGGAGCATTCGCTCGACGGCGAGGCGTGGGTCTGCAGCGTGATCGGGGTCGTCGGTTTCAACGGCCGGGATGCCGCGCCCACCGATTACCCACGGCGCTAGCCCTGATTCGAATTCAGGAATAGCGATATTCATTGATACCTGCCCTGCTGTCAGGCCAGGCAGATCAGACGTTTGCCACCGGTCCAAGGCCATCCGCAAGAGGGGGACCGGGGTGATCATGGGAACGCCTGTCTCCGTGAGGAATTCGACGCCATTATCGACACGGGGATTCGCGTGCGTTCCCGCAAGCGTGAAACCGGTGAGGTTCATCCACGCGTCCACGGCCGGTGGAGGTTCGACGCCATCGGGCACGTCGGTGGGATCTCCTGCCCACACGATGGCTGTAGCGCCACTGGCCTCAACGAGTTTCGCGATATATGAGGCCGCGAGGGTGTCGTGGCTGGCAACCTGGAAAGGGCTGGCGGCAATCCCAATGCGTACGCCTTCAGGAGCGTGAACGATGTGGGGGCGGTCATCTCCATCGGCCGAAGTTTCCCCACCGGTCGGAGTTTCCCCATCGGCCGCCCTCACGGCATATCCGCAGGCCCGCAAGAGGTCATCGTCGTCAAGAGAAATGATGCCGTGCGGGCGAGACTGTGCGAGAGAACCGGGATCGGGAGCCCCGGCTAAGACTGTTTGGACCAGACGGATGGCGTGGCACATTCCACCGGGCGTGAGTTGCCGGAGCGCTTCCCGCAGACTCGCTGTGATTCCTGGCCGTGGTGAGGTTGCCCGGTCAACAATGGGGTCGGCACAAGGCACGGATGCGGAGACCACGAATGCACGCCCAGACTTGTGCGCTTCCTCGATGGCCGTATCAAGGGCCGCCCCCAGAGCGTCGATATCCTCCGGTGTCATCGGACCTTGCAGGAACACAGCATCGGCAGCAGCCAGTTCTGCATCAAGATCGTCCGCGGTTGCCAGCGTCCCGGCATCGAAAGGCCGGTGACGTAAATCAACAGCCCCAGCGCTCTCGTCGTCAGGGCTCGCGGTGTCTGCAGCAAACTTTTCGCGGAATTCGTCCCATGCGGAGTGCATAGTGAGCGCAATGGACCCACCGAATCCGAGAAAAAGAATGCGCATGACAGTGTCCTAACAAGAAGTTGGCGTGACAACGAACCGAGAACGAACCAAGGCTGTACCACCACACAGCATAGGAAAGATGAAAGGGATGGGGGGAGGTGGTAGCCTGAGCACGATTCGCACGTTCGGGTGCCCCATTGTGTGACCGGTGGAGATGCCGCGTCACGCTCGCTCATCGCCCTTGACCTACGGTGAGCTTTTCTACCCCAGGAGATTTTGCTCAGTGAGCCATCCAGAGTTTCGCAATGTTGCCATTGTCGCCCACGTTGACCATGGCAAAACCACACTTGTTGATGCCATGCTTCAGCAGTCAGGCGTGTTCGGCGATCATGACGAGGTCGTCGACCGGGTCATGGACTCGGGGGATTTGGAGAAGGAAAAGGGTATCACCATCCTCGCCAAGAATACGGCTATCCATCGCAAGGGGATGGGCAAAGATGGCACCGATTTGATCATCAACGTCATCGACACCCCTGGCCACGCCGACTTCGGCGGTGAGGTTGAGCGCGGACTGTCCATGGTTGACGGTGTTGTCCTCCTTATCGACGCTTCCGAGGGGCCCCTTCCTCAGACGCGTTTCGTATTGGGCAAGGCGCTGGAAGCGAAGATGCCCGTCATCATCGTCGTCAATAAAACCGACCGTCCCGACGCTCGTATCGACGAGGTTGTCGACGAAGCCCAGGACCTTTTGCTCGAACTGGCCGCGTCCTTGGATGACCCGGAGGCGCAGGAAGCCGCCGAAAAGAACCTGGAGCTGCCCGTACTGTATGCGTCCGGTCGCGCCGGGAAGGCGTCCACGGAAAACCCCGGCAACGGAAATGTCCCGGAGGCCGAGGATCTGCAGGATCTCTTTAACGTGTTGTACGACGTGTTGCCGGAGCCCTCTGCTGAGATCGACGCTCCTTTGCAGGCACACGTCACCAACTTGGACTCCTCCTCGTTCCTTGGACGCATCGGCCTCGTGCGCGTGTTCCGCGGCATCCTGAAGAAGGGCCAGCAGGTCGCCTGGATTCACCACGATAGCGACGGAAACCCGCACACCAAGACCGCGAAAATTTCGGAACTTCTGCGCCAGGACGGCGTGAAGCGCGTCCCCACCGACCAGGTCATCGCGGGCGACATCGGAGCCGTCGCTGGTATCGACGAAATCATGATTGGCGACACCCTCGCGGATCCAGAGCACCCCGAAGCAATGCCGCCGATCACCGTCGACGAGCCAGCGATCTCGATGACCATCGGTGTGAACACCTCGCCCTTGGCCGGTCGTGGTGGTGGCGACAAACTCACCGCTCGGCTGGTGAAGTCCCGCCTGGAGCAAGAACTCATCGGTAACGTTTCGTTGAAAGTCTTGCCGACCGAGCGCCCAGATGCGTGGGAGGTTCAAGGCCGCGGAGAAATGGCACTATCCGTGCTGGTAGAAACCATGCGCCGCGAAGGCTTCGAGCTGACCGTCGGCAAGCCACAAGTGGTGACCCGCACCATCGACGGCACACTGCACGAGCCCTTCGAACACCTCGTTATCGACGTCCCGTCCGAGCACCAAGGTGCTGTTACGCAGCTCATGGCCTCTCGTAAGGGCACGATGCTGTCCATGGACAACGGTGCCGGCGGGTGGATCCGCATGGAATACTCCGTGCCTGCTCGTGGGCTCATTGGATTCCGGACCACGTTCATGACGGAAACCCGCGGTACCGGTATCGCGAACTCCTACAGCGACGGCTACAAGCCGTGGGCCGGCGACATTAAAGACCGTGCGTCGGGATCCTTGGTTGCTGACCGCGCCGGGCAGATCACCGCCTACGCCTTGCAGCAGCTGGCTGACCGCGGTCAGTTCTTCGTCGAACCTGGTGTTGAGGCCTACGAAGGCATGGTTGTTGGCGCGAATAACCGCGAAGAAGACATGGACGTCAACATCACCAAGGAAAAGAAGCTGACCAACATGCGTTCCGCGACGGCGGAAACGACGGTCACGCTGGCCAAAGCGCATACCCTTTCCTTGGACGAGGCCATGGAGTTCTGTGGTGGCGACGAATGTGTCGAGGCCACACCGAAGAACATCCGTGTGCGTAAAGTGATCTTGGACGCCAAAGAACGAGGACGCGCTGCTGCGCACGCTAAGCAGAAAGCGAAGCAGGGCAAGAAATAACGACGGTGGCCTTCATGGCCGCGATGGACAATGAACACAACGCGTAAACGACATCGACCCACTCTGCGGGTGCGCTCCCATGCTCACCCGCGTGGTGTGACGTCCACTGCCGTGAGGGCTGTCGTGGCCACGGGCGTTGCTGTGGGGGTTGCGTCCACATCGTTACTGGCTGGGTGTAGCGCGCGCCCCGGGTCGGCGCCCGTCGTCAATTCCGGTGACGGGAATAAAAACAATGCCGACACCGTGTCTCAGCAGTCGGAAAAGATCACGTTTGCGGTCAGTGATGTCAGCCCGGGGTTTAATCCGCATTTGGTTTCCGACGACACCCCGTTGGTCGATCACATGGCCTCACTGGTGCTGCCCAGCCCGTTCGTCGAAAAGGATGACGGGGAACTGGAGCTGAACCAGGATCTGCTTGATTCCGCCGATGTGGTGGAAGGCAGTGGCACAGGTTCCTCAGCATCGACGCCGTCGTCAGAATCGACGACGCCTTCTGGGGCAGCGTCGTCTCAGCCGTTTACGGTGCGCTATACCATCGCGTCGGATGCGCAGTGGTCGGACGGCACTCCGATCACGGGGGCTGACTTTGAGTATTTGTGGAAGCAAATGATCTCGCAGCCTGGGGTGGAAGACCCGGCGGGGTATGAAGCCATCAGCAGCGTGACCTCGACGGAGAGTGGCCACCAGGTAGACGTCCATTTTGATCGGCCGTACGTGGCATGGCGGTCGCTGTTCACCAACCTGCTGCCCAGCCACCTGTATCGCTCATCCAGTAACTTCCAGACGATGTTGAGGGACTCGGTTCCTGTCTCGGGCAACCGATTTTCGGTGGAGTCGATTGATAGCGGCCGTGGCATTGTGACATTGGTCCGCAATGACCGCTATTGGGGAAGCAACCTGGCGAAGACGGACAAGATTGTCCTCCAGGCCCAGGACAATGCTGCTGAGGCCGCGGAAATGTTGCGCAATGGTCAGGTCCAGGGGGCTGCGTTGCGTCCGAAAGCAACCACGCAGCTGTCGCTGGATTCGGTGCCGCACTCCGTGGTGCAGCTGTCGCCGAAAAACCGGTACCTCATGTTGTCGCTGAATACGGCCGCTCCGCATATGGATGATGTGGGGGAGCGCGCGCGAATACTCAACAGCGTTGATAGGGATACCGTTGCTCGTATCGCCGGGGAGCGGATGGAAGTGAGCGCGCCGCATGATGAGGCCACAATTTCGGGCACCTCTGTTCCCGGGTCGGGGTCCGCATTTCCATCGTTGTCTAGGCCCTTCCGGATCGCCGTTGATCAGTCGGATGACGCCGCAGTGACGGCCGCGCGAACGGTGGCGGACCAGCTCACCCAGGCCGGTTTTCCTGCGAAAGCACTCGTTATGCCGGCGCTGGACATCGTCGAATCTGTTCTCCCCCTTGGTCTTGCCGACGCGACCGTGGCGTGGCAGTCGGGCGATACCACCGCATCCGCGTTAGCCAGCCACTACGGCTGCACGTCGGCTGATCGCCCGTCGAAAGAGATGGACTCCGATAAGAGCTCGGAGTTGATAGAGCCGGAGAGCTCAACGCCGTCATCGCCATCGTCTGAACCACAACCGACGTCGGACAGTGCTGCGCCTAGTGCTACGGATACCGGGGATGCACGCAAGTCCATGGAGAAAAAGTACGCCCGAGCAGCCAATATGTCGGGGTTGTGTGATCCGGAGATCGATACCCAGGTGAGGGAAGCTGCCGAGGGGTTCGCCGATGTCAATGACACGAAGCAGAAGGTTATTGAGAAGGTGAATTCCCAGGCCGTCAGTCTGGCGTTGCTCCAGGACACCGAAGTGTTCGCGACGACTCCTGCTTTGGAGGCTCCTCGTTTGCCGCTGAAGTCGGGCGAACTCCCGACGACGGAACGCGGTGGAATTTTTGTCACGGCGCCTCTGTGGACGCGGAACGAAGACTACTCGGTGCTCCAGCCCGGCAGCAGCCCGACTACCGACAACAAAGGCGATACGGACGCCGAGAAGAAGAACGACAACGATAAAGCGGACGACAAAACAGACGAGAATAAGGACGACAAGGAGGATGCCTCCAGCAATGAGTGATTTGCGTGGCCTCCGAG of Corynebacterium kroppenstedtii DSM 44385 contains these proteins:
- the typA gene encoding translational GTPase TypA; the encoded protein is MSHPEFRNVAIVAHVDHGKTTLVDAMLQQSGVFGDHDEVVDRVMDSGDLEKEKGITILAKNTAIHRKGMGKDGTDLIINVIDTPGHADFGGEVERGLSMVDGVVLLIDASEGPLPQTRFVLGKALEAKMPVIIVVNKTDRPDARIDEVVDEAQDLLLELAASLDDPEAQEAAEKNLELPVLYASGRAGKASTENPGNGNVPEAEDLQDLFNVLYDVLPEPSAEIDAPLQAHVTNLDSSSFLGRIGLVRVFRGILKKGQQVAWIHHDSDGNPHTKTAKISELLRQDGVKRVPTDQVIAGDIGAVAGIDEIMIGDTLADPEHPEAMPPITVDEPAISMTIGVNTSPLAGRGGGDKLTARLVKSRLEQELIGNVSLKVLPTERPDAWEVQGRGEMALSVLVETMRREGFELTVGKPQVVTRTIDGTLHEPFEHLVIDVPSEHQGAVTQLMASRKGTMLSMDNGAGGWIRMEYSVPARGLIGFRTTFMTETRGTGIANSYSDGYKPWAGDIKDRASGSLVADRAGQITAYALQQLADRGQFFVEPGVEAYEGMVVGANNREEDMDVNITKEKKLTNMRSATAETTVTLAKAHTLSLDEAMEFCGGDECVEATPKNIRVRKVILDAKERGRAAAHAKQKAKQGKK
- a CDS encoding ABC transporter family substrate-binding protein → MRSHAHPRGVTSTAVRAVVATGVAVGVASTSLLAGCSARPGSAPVVNSGDGNKNNADTVSQQSEKITFAVSDVSPGFNPHLVSDDTPLVDHMASLVLPSPFVEKDDGELELNQDLLDSADVVEGSGTGSSASTPSSESTTPSGAASSQPFTVRYTIASDAQWSDGTPITGADFEYLWKQMISQPGVEDPAGYEAISSVTSTESGHQVDVHFDRPYVAWRSLFTNLLPSHLYRSSSNFQTMLRDSVPVSGNRFSVESIDSGRGIVTLVRNDRYWGSNLAKTDKIVLQAQDNAAEAAEMLRNGQVQGAALRPKATTQLSLDSVPHSVVQLSPKNRYLMLSLNTAAPHMDDVGERARILNSVDRDTVARIAGERMEVSAPHDEATISGTSVPGSGSAFPSLSRPFRIAVDQSDDAAVTAARTVADQLTQAGFPAKALVMPALDIVESVLPLGLADATVAWQSGDTTASALASHYGCTSADRPSKEMDSDKSSELIEPESSTPSSPSSEPQPTSDSAAPSATDTGDARKSMEKKYARAANMSGLCDPEIDTQVREAAEGFADVNDTKQKVIEKVNSQAVSLALLQDTEVFATTPALEAPRLPLKSGELPTTERGGIFVTAPLWTRNEDYSVLQPGSSPTTDNKGDTDAEKKNDNDKADDKTDENKDDKEDASSNE